The Steroidobacteraceae bacterium genomic interval GCGTCGAGACGGATTTGGCACCGCATGCGGTGGTTGAACAGACTCCGTCCATGGAGGGGCGGCAGATGGTCATGGTGTTCGCACCCAAGAAGAAGTAGTCGATACAAGCTGCTCCTTTGCAGCAAAACCCGCCCGTAGCGAGCACATATGTGCTTTGTGATCGGAGCATACGAAGTGGAGTTGAAGAAATGCCCAAGTTGAAGACCAACCGGGCCGCGGCCAAGCGTTTTCGCAAGACGGCCAAAGGCTACAAACGGTACGCGTCGAATCGCCGCCACAATCTCGGCCACAAGGATTCCAAGCGCAAGCGACATTTGCGCTCGGGTGGGTCCTCGCTGGTCCATGAGAGCGACGTCGGTCGTCTCGATCAGCTGCTACCAAACG includes:
- the rpmI gene encoding 50S ribosomal protein L35, translated to MPKLKTNRAAAKRFRKTAKGYKRYASNRRHNLGHKDSKRKRHLRSGGSSLVHESDVGRLDQLLPNA